In Yarrowia lipolytica chromosome 1F, complete sequence, a genomic segment contains:
- a CDS encoding uncharacterized protein (Compare to YALI0F09647g, no similarity) produces the protein MQPRFIIGGKKYGESQRAPNVLPFRRPYSQTLPSSQPSFNIDASQNTKKRRIVTGGLQEFAETLVGELQDTLAYIPDTYNAVFVRWINDNLYEAVVQDKNVFVITTTGQPSLKVKPFPVAGGGFYVTG, from the coding sequence ATGCAACCGCGATTCATCATCGGAGGTAAGAAATACGGAGAGTCGCAGCGCGCGCCAAATGTACTGCCCTTCAGACGGCCCTACTCGCAAACGCTGCCGTCAAGCCAGCCCAGTTTCAACATAGACGCGTCGcaaaacaccaaaaaacGACGTATTGTGACCGGAGGCCTTCAGGAGTTTGCTGAGACGCTCGTCGGAGAGCTACAGGACACATTGGCGTATATTCCGGACACATACAATGCTGTGTTTGTCAGGTGGATCAACGACAACCTCTACGAGGCCGTGGTTCAGGACAAGAACGTGTttgtcatcaccaccacaggCCAGCCGTCACTTAAAGTCAAGCCGTTTCCTGTGGCAGGTGGCGGGTTTTACGTGACGGGTTAG
- a CDS encoding uncharacterized protein (Compare to YALI0F09625g, similar to Saccharomyces cerevisiae YDR196C; ancestral locus Anc_8.404, similar to uniprot|Q03941 Saccharomyces cerevisiae YDR196c and DEHA0G14179g Debaryomyces hansenii): MIPTSHLHSALNSALDTHSHSPHTKMLIVGLTGGIATGKSTVSKLLKDKHDLTIVDADVIAREILEPGQPAYKKVVEHFKGQVTDLFVPDSDKGQGAAINRPALGRAVFGKENEKNRLFLNSVTHPAVRKAIVWQGLSAWIWGNRLVVLDIPLLFESKLDRYCGMTVVVSCSDPIQVERLMKRDGSDRADAEKRIESQMSVQDKKKLADKVLSNDGTLAELELQVDDLVKTITPGIIWTFLTWIPPIGLASALWTYVDRNYIRSKL; this comes from the coding sequence ATGATCCCCACCTCCCATCTGCACTCCGCACTAAACTCAGCTCTTGACACTCACTCACATTCACCTCACACCAAAATGCTCATTGTGGGACTCACTGGAGGCATTGCCACCGGCAAATCGACCGtgtccaagctgctcaaagACAAGCATGATCTCACCATTGTGGACGCAGACGTGATTGCACGTGAAATCCTCGAACCGGGCCAGCCAGCATacaagaaggtggtggagcaTTTCAAGGGCCAGGTGACAGATCTGTTTGTGCCCGACTCGGACAAGGGCCAGGGCGCAGCAATCAACCGGCCGGCGCTTGGACGTGCTGTTTTCGGCAAGGAAAACGAAAAGAACCGCCTCTTTCTCAACTCAGTGACCCACCCGGCCGTCAGGAAGGCAATTGTGTGGCAGGGGTTGAGCGCCTGGATCTGGGGCAACCggctggtggtgctggatATCCCGCttctgtttgagagcaagcTCGACCGATACTGTGGGATGACGGTTGTTGTGTCGTGCTCGGACCCGATCCAGGTGGAACGGCTTATGAAGCGAGACGGCTCAGACCGAGCCGACGCCGAAAAGCGAATCGAGTCGCAAATGTCTGTCCAGGATAAGAAGAAGCTAGCCGACAAGGTGCTTTCCAACGACGGTACGCTggccgagctggagctgcaggTCGATGATCTCGTCAAGACCATCACTCCCGGCATCATCTGGACTTTTCTCACCTGGATTCCTCCCATTGGTCTCGCTAGCGCACTCTGGACCTACGTGGACAGAAACTACATTCGGTCAAAGTTGTAG
- a CDS encoding uncharacterized protein (Compare to YALI0F09669g, similar to Saccharomyces cerevisiae EFB1 (YAL003W); ancestral locus Anc_4.130, highly similar to uniprot|P32471 Saccharomyces cerevisiae YAL003w EFB1 translation elongation factor eEF1beta), whose protein sequence is MGFSDLSSAAGLTQLNEFLVDKSYIEGNAASQADVAVYKAVASAPDAEKYPNAARWFKHIAAQEDHSALPGTAKEASAYGPEGAAAAAEEEDDDDVDLFGSDDDEVDEEAEKLKQQRLAEYAAKKAAKPKTAAKSIVTLDVKPWDDETDLDALLENVKKVEMEGLVWGAHQWIPVGFGIKKLQINLVVEDDLVSLDELQQLIEEDEDNVQSTDIAAMQKL, encoded by the exons ATGGGCTTCTCTGATCTTTCTTCCGCTGCTG GTCTCACCCAGCTGAACGAGTTCCTCGTCGACAAGAGCTACATTGAGGG CAACGCTGCCTCTCAGGCTGACGTGGCTGTCTACAAGGCCGTTGCTTCTGCCCCTGACGCCGAGAAGTACCCCAACGCCGCCCGATGGTTCAAGCACATTGCTGCCCAGGAGGACCACTCTGCTCTCCCCGGtaccgccaaggaggcctcTGCTTACGGCCCCGAGGgtgccgccgccgccgctgaggaggaggacgacgatgatgtcGACCTTTTCGGCTCCGACGATGATGAGGTcgatgaggaggctgagaagctcaagcagcagcgactCGCCGAGTacgccgccaagaaggccgctAAGCCCAAGACCGCCGCCAAGTCCATTGTCACCCTTGACGTCAAGCCTTGGGATGACGAGACTGATCTCGATGCTCTCCTTGAGAACGTCAAGAAGGTCGAGATGGAGGGTCTGGTCTGGGGTGCCCACCAGTGGATCCCCGTTGGTTTCGGTATCAAGAAGCTCCAGATCAACCTCGTTGTTGAGGATGACCTTGTTTCTCTCGacgagctccagcagctcattgaggaggacgaggacaaCGTCCAGTCCACTGATATCGCTGCCATGCAGAAGCTTTAA
- a CDS encoding uncharacterized protein (Compare to YALI0F09603g, similar to uniprot|P32771 Saccharomyces cerevisiae YDL168w SFA1 long-chain alcohol dehydrogenase and DEHA0G06457g Debaryomyces hansenii), whose product MSTEGKTITCKAAVAWEAGKPLTLEDVEVAPPQAHEVRVKVTYTGVCHTDAYTLSGSDPEGIFPSVLGHEGAGIVESIGEGVTSVKPGDSVILLYTAECKECKFCKSGKTNLCQKVRATQGKGVLPDGTTRFKCKGKDLYSYMGCSSFSQYTVVADVSLVAVDPSAPQDRTCLLGCGVTTGYGAATVTANVQKGDNVAVFGAGCVGLAVVMGAKERGAAKIIVIDINGNKEAWAYKFGATDFVNPTKLPEGTTIVDKLVEMTDGGCDFTFDCTGNVTVMRQALEACHKGWGESIIIGVAAAGQEIATRPFQLVTGRVWKGSAFGGVKGRTQLPEIVKRYKDGSFEIDNFITHSKPLKDINSAFTDLHKGDCIRTVVDMWQV is encoded by the coding sequence ATGTCTACCGAAGGAAAGACCATCACTTGCAAGGCCGCCGTTGCCTGGGAGGCCGGCAAGCCCCTGACCCTTGAAGACGTCGAGGTTGCTCCTCCCCAGGCCCACGAGGTTCGAGTCAAGGTCACCTACACTGGTGTCTGCCACACCGACGCCTACACTCTCAGTGGCTCTGATCCCGAGGGAATCTTCCCCTCTGTTCTGGGCCACGAGGGTGCCGGTATCGTCGAGTCTATCGGCGAGGGCGTCACCAGCGTCAAGCCCGGAGACTCCGTCATTCTGCTCTACACTGCCGAGTGCAAGGAGTGCAAGTTCTGCAAGTCCGGCAAGACCAACCTGTGCCAGAAGGTGCGAGCCACCCAGGGTAAGGGTGTTCTGCCAGACGGAACCACCCGGTTCAAGTGCAAGGGCAAGGATCTCTATTCGTATATGGGctgctcttccttctcccaGTACACTGTGGTTGCTGACGTCTCCCTCGTCGCCGTCGACCCCTCTGCTCCCCAGGACCGAACCTGTCTGCTCGGCTGCGGTGTCACCACCGGCTACGGAGCTGCCACCGTCACCGCCAATGTCCAGAAGGGCGACAATGTTGCTGTCTTCGGCGCTGGCTGTGTCGGTCTGGCCGTCGTGATGGGCGCCAAGGAGCGAGGAGCCGCCAAGATCATTGTCATTGACATCAATGGCAACAAGGAGGCTTGGGCTTACAAGTTTGGTGCCACTGACTTTGTCAACCCCACCAAGCTACCCGAGGGCACCACTATTGTtgacaagctggtggagatgacCGACGGAGGTTGCGACTTCACCTTTGACTGTACCGGAAACGTGACTGTCATGCGacaggctctggaggcctGCCATAAGGGCTGGGGTGAGTCGATCATCATCGgcgttgctgctgctggccaggAGATTGCCACCCGACCTTTCCAGCTCGTCACCGGCCGAGTGTGGAAGGGCTCTGCCTTTGGCGGTGTCAAGGGCCGAACGCAGCTGCCCGAGATTGTCAAGCGATACAAGGACGGCTCTTTCGAGATTGACAACTTCATCACCCACTCCAAGCCCCTCAAGGACATCAACTCTGCCTTCACCGACCTGCACAAGGGCGACTGCATTCGAACCGTCGTCGACATGTGGCAGGTTTAG